The proteins below are encoded in one region of Desulfovibrio sp. JC022:
- the rplQ gene encoding 50S ribosomal protein L17: MRHKKSGRKFNRSASHRKAMLRNMVRSLLTYEHIRTTEPKAKELRSSCEKLITLALRNDLHSRRLAYKTLENHGLVKRLFDEIGPRYEGGGGGYTRIIKLAEPRKGDCAPMCIIELTKRAEAPAEEAAATTEAPAEEAQEA; this comes from the coding sequence ATGAGGCATAAAAAGTCCGGAAGAAAGTTCAACAGAAGTGCTTCCCACAGGAAGGCCATGCTGAGAAACATGGTTCGCTCTCTGCTGACCTACGAACATATCCGTACCACCGAGCCTAAAGCGAAGGAACTGAGAAGCTCTTGCGAAAAGCTGATCACCCTTGCTCTTCGCAACGACCTCCACTCCAGACGTCTTGCTTACAAGACTCTTGAGAACCACGGTCTTGTAAAAAGGCTCTTCGATGAAATCGGCCCCCGCTATGAAGGCGGCGGCGGTGGTTACACCCGCATCATCAAGCTCGCTGAACCCCGTAAGGGTGATTGCGCTCCCATGTGCATCATCGAGCTGACCAAACGTGCCGAGGCTCCTGCTGAAGAAGCTGCGGCAACCACTGAAGCTCCCGCTGAGGAAGCTCAGGAAGCATAA
- a CDS encoding selenium metabolism-associated LysR family transcriptional regulator produces MDLRRLEAFCKVYELKSFSKAGKELFLSQPTISAHISTLEEELGVPLFDRLGRSIMATQAGEVLYRNAKDIYSLIGKAQSEINILRDKVVGDLEIGGSTIPSHYLLPEILYNYCKKYPDVSVHLSVGDTSEILEKVRSGELIVGVVGATADVPNIEFVPIMRDELVIVAPPVLVRNYNGIDDIQHLAELPWVMREGGSGTRKALEAGLSEMGTSVRELNVTVWVESTQAVVQCVRAGLGVSVTSRLAAQPLIDSGELVHISDLPLNLERSFYLAHLQGREFFPAVRYFIEHVKNMSQ; encoded by the coding sequence ATGGACTTACGTCGACTCGAAGCCTTTTGTAAGGTGTATGAATTAAAAAGTTTTTCTAAAGCAGGTAAAGAACTGTTCCTTTCCCAGCCCACAATCAGTGCCCATATTTCCACTCTGGAGGAAGAGCTGGGCGTACCTCTTTTTGATCGTCTGGGCCGATCCATTATGGCGACTCAGGCCGGGGAAGTGCTTTACCGCAATGCCAAAGATATTTACAGCCTGATCGGCAAAGCCCAGTCTGAGATAAATATCCTGCGTGATAAAGTTGTCGGTGATCTCGAAATAGGTGGCAGCACCATCCCTTCTCATTATCTCTTGCCTGAAATTTTGTATAATTATTGCAAAAAATACCCAGATGTTAGTGTACACCTGTCAGTAGGTGATACTTCTGAAATTTTGGAAAAAGTGCGTTCCGGCGAGTTGATTGTCGGGGTTGTGGGCGCCACAGCGGATGTTCCGAATATTGAATTTGTCCCTATTATGCGTGATGAGCTTGTGATTGTCGCGCCTCCGGTGCTGGTCCGAAATTATAACGGTATTGATGATATCCAGCATTTGGCGGAATTGCCTTGGGTAATGCGCGAGGGCGGTTCCGGTACTCGTAAGGCCCTTGAGGCCGGATTGTCAGAAATGGGTACCAGTGTCCGTGAACTCAATGTCACGGTCTGGGTTGAATCCACACAGGCCGTGGTTCAGTGTGTCAGGGCTGGACTTGGGGTCAGTGTTACTTCACGTCTCGCAGCCCAGCCGCTTATCGATTCCGGTGAGCTCGTGCATATCAGCGATTTACCGCTGAATCTCGAAAGAAGTTTTTACCTTGCCCACTTGCAGGGAAGGGAGTTTTTTCCTGCGGTGCGTTATTTTATTGAGCATGTTAAAAACATGTCCCAGTAG
- a CDS encoding menaquinone biosynthesis protein has protein sequence MDKVKVGRISYLNVLPIYYPLESGLIDNDFEFVYGPPAQLNKMMSEGLMHISSNSSIEYLRHSEQYLLLPDLAIGSRGPVQSVIMISRKPLEQLKGCNVLVSAQTHTSAALLKILLSEYIPLNATYETGNATERLEAGDKPEAILCIGDEALNLRKHEEYPYIFDLGEEWIRWTGLPFIFGIWTVRRDAAQREDVKQAVRDLIRAKEWGQSNIEKVCEMTADKTMLDLEESRSYYDGLVYDLGKTEIEGLKVFSKYLKKTGQIDHIPDLEFIDI, from the coding sequence ATGGATAAGGTTAAAGTCGGACGCATATCGTATCTAAACGTTTTGCCTATCTATTACCCGCTTGAATCTGGATTGATAGATAACGACTTTGAATTCGTTTACGGGCCGCCCGCTCAGTTGAACAAAATGATGTCTGAAGGATTGATGCACATTTCATCAAACTCCAGCATCGAATATTTGCGCCATTCCGAGCAGTACCTGCTGCTGCCCGATCTCGCTATCGGCAGCCGCGGACCGGTGCAATCTGTGATCATGATCAGCCGCAAGCCGCTGGAACAGCTTAAGGGCTGCAATGTGCTGGTCAGTGCCCAAACACACACTTCCGCGGCCCTGCTAAAAATCCTGCTCTCAGAATACATCCCTCTTAACGCTACCTATGAGACAGGAAATGCCACAGAGCGACTTGAAGCCGGGGACAAGCCTGAAGCGATCCTGTGCATTGGCGATGAGGCACTGAACTTACGCAAGCATGAAGAATATCCATATATTTTTGATCTAGGCGAAGAATGGATAAGATGGACCGGCCTACCTTTCATTTTTGGAATCTGGACAGTGCGCCGCGATGCTGCTCAGCGTGAAGACGTCAAGCAGGCTGTGCGGGATTTAATCCGGGCCAAAGAATGGGGCCAGTCGAATATTGAAAAAGTCTGTGAAATGACCGCAGACAAAACCATGCTTGATCTGGAAGAAAGCCGTTCATACTATGACGGATTGGTTTACGATCTTGGAAAAACTGAAATTGAAGGACTAAAAGTTTTCTCAAAATACCTGAAAAAGACCGGGCAAATTGATCACATACCTGATCTGGAATTCATTGATATTTAA
- the mqnC gene encoding cyclic dehypoxanthinyl futalosine synthase: MNNLTQSPAEVLEIGEKVMAGERINFDEAVTLMEKADLFDLGSLAHSIRMKKHPEPNVTYVVDRNINYSNICDCGCRFCAFYVAPGKDGGFVISKEELGRKIQETIDLGGTQILMQGGHHPDLTLDFYEDMLRFIKENYPVHIHAFSPPEVVYWSELNGISIKEVLERLIAAGLASIPGGGAEILVDEVRSHIAPKKCNTAKWLEVMETAHNLGLRTTATMMFGHEEQPVDRIKHLFALREVQDRTAGFTAFIPWTFQPDNTNIPDARKMTSVEYLRMLAVSRIVLDNFDNVQVSWVTMGPKISQLALFYGGNDFGSTMIEENVVKAAGVSFRLSEGEIHNLINKAGFVPKQRLMDYTLAENADG, from the coding sequence ATGAATAATCTTACACAAAGTCCTGCTGAAGTTCTTGAAATCGGCGAAAAAGTAATGGCAGGGGAACGCATCAATTTTGATGAAGCGGTTACCTTGATGGAAAAGGCTGATCTTTTTGATCTGGGTAGCCTTGCCCACTCCATCAGAATGAAAAAGCATCCTGAACCGAACGTGACCTACGTAGTTGACCGCAATATCAACTACTCCAATATATGTGATTGCGGTTGCCGTTTTTGCGCGTTTTATGTTGCTCCGGGAAAAGACGGCGGCTTCGTGATCAGCAAGGAAGAACTGGGCCGGAAGATTCAGGAAACCATAGATCTCGGCGGCACCCAGATTCTGATGCAGGGCGGACACCACCCCGACTTGACCCTCGATTTTTATGAGGACATGCTGCGCTTCATTAAGGAAAATTACCCTGTTCACATCCATGCCTTCTCCCCGCCGGAAGTGGTTTACTGGAGCGAACTGAACGGGATTTCCATCAAGGAAGTGCTGGAGCGTTTGATCGCTGCCGGCCTTGCTTCCATCCCCGGTGGCGGTGCTGAAATCCTAGTTGATGAAGTACGCAGCCATATCGCGCCCAAGAAATGCAATACCGCCAAATGGCTGGAAGTGATGGAAACTGCCCATAATTTAGGACTGCGCACCACTGCGACCATGATGTTCGGGCACGAAGAACAGCCCGTGGACCGTATCAAACATCTTTTTGCCTTGCGCGAGGTGCAGGACCGCACAGCCGGATTCACAGCTTTCATTCCCTGGACCTTCCAGCCGGACAACACGAATATTCCCGACGCCCGCAAAATGACCAGCGTTGAATATTTGCGCATGCTGGCAGTTTCCAGAATTGTGCTGGATAACTTCGACAATGTGCAGGTTTCATGGGTGACCATGGGCCCGAAAATTTCACAGCTGGCCCTTTTCTACGGCGGCAACGACTTCGGCTCAACCATGATTGAAGAAAACGTGGTTAAAGCAGCAGGTGTGAGCTTCAGACTTTCCGAAGGCGAGATTCATAACCTGATCAATAAAGCCGGATTCGTACCCAAGCAGCGTCTCATGGATTACACCCTTGCGGAGAATGCTGATGGATAA
- the mqnE gene encoding aminofutalosine synthase MqnE has protein sequence MISENYFKNAGLGNILDKVLAGERLSIEDGLTLFNCPDLNALGALASIYRRKLHGNKTFYVINRHINYTNICVNGCLFCAYARKPEENGSFKLSKEDILTKLEEAPIPPREVHVVGGCHHDIPLSFFEETFVEIKKRLPQAVIKSFTAVEIDHLAIAEGISTTDVLKRLKAAGSEMLTGGGAEIFNPDVRAKICPEKLPGKEWLRIHGEAHEQGYTTNCTMLYGHVESYADRVDHLDQLRRQQDISGGFNCFIPLPFLTENSRLKIDNPLTGVDELRNMAVSRLMLDNIPHIKAYWVMLGVKQAQTALHFGADDFDGTVVEEKIGHMAGAKSEQGLSRSELKQMIVGCGFTPVERDAAFNEV, from the coding sequence ATGATCTCAGAAAACTATTTCAAAAATGCCGGACTCGGAAACATTCTCGACAAAGTGCTTGCCGGGGAACGACTTTCCATCGAGGACGGACTTACCCTCTTCAACTGTCCCGACCTTAATGCTCTGGGCGCACTTGCTTCCATCTACAGACGCAAGCTGCACGGCAACAAAACCTTCTACGTAATCAACCGCCACATTAATTACACCAACATCTGTGTAAACGGCTGTTTGTTCTGTGCCTATGCCCGCAAACCGGAAGAAAACGGTTCTTTCAAGCTCAGCAAGGAAGATATTCTCACAAAATTAGAAGAAGCGCCCATCCCGCCCCGTGAAGTCCACGTGGTCGGTGGATGTCATCATGACATTCCGCTTTCTTTTTTCGAAGAAACTTTCGTTGAAATAAAGAAACGTCTTCCGCAAGCAGTGATTAAATCATTCACCGCTGTAGAAATTGACCATCTTGCTATAGCTGAAGGGATCTCCACTACTGACGTTCTCAAGCGGCTTAAAGCTGCCGGATCTGAGATGCTCACCGGAGGCGGTGCTGAAATTTTCAATCCCGATGTCCGCGCCAAAATCTGCCCTGAAAAACTACCCGGCAAGGAGTGGCTGCGCATTCACGGTGAAGCCCATGAACAAGGCTACACAACCAACTGCACCATGCTTTACGGTCATGTGGAATCATATGCCGACCGCGTGGATCATCTTGACCAGTTGCGTCGCCAGCAGGATATTTCAGGTGGATTCAATTGTTTCATCCCCCTACCCTTCCTGACCGAGAACAGCAGGCTAAAAATCGACAATCCCCTGACTGGAGTCGATGAACTGCGCAACATGGCGGTCAGCCGTCTTATGCTCGACAATATCCCGCATATCAAGGCCTACTGGGTAATGCTTGGAGTCAAACAGGCCCAGACCGCGCTCCATTTCGGGGCTGATGATTTTGACGGAACCGTGGTCGAAGAAAAAATCGGGCACATGGCCGGAGCCAAATCAGAACAGGGCCTTAGCCGCTCTGAGCTGAAACAAATGATCGTCGGTTGCGGGTTCACGCCAGTCGAACGCGATGCTGCTTTTAATGAGGTTTAA